A region from the Ancylothrix sp. D3o genome encodes:
- a CDS encoding ribbon-helix-helix domain-containing protein, with amino-acid sequence MYKKKNHSISLGDDLFEQVKTLAQEKDVTCSWIFRAALKQYLAQNPVSLSSNLSINSETGNESFS; translated from the coding sequence ATGTACAAAAAAAAGAACCATTCAATTTCCCTGGGTGATGACTTATTTGAGCAGGTAAAAACACTTGCACAAGAGAAAGATGTTACCTGTTCTTGGATTTTTAGAGCAGCACTTAAACAATATTTAGCTCAAAATCCCGTGTCTTTGTCCTCAAATCTCTCAATAAATTCTGAGACTGGGAATGAGTCTTTTAGCTGA
- a CDS encoding YgiT-type zinc finger protein — protein sequence MNQCHVCGSTEISEKIIDHIFNIDGKMILVENLPAHVCERCGEETFHVQTVERVRQKLADSQFLKTIEIPVLSY from the coding sequence ATGAACCAATGTCACGTTTGCGGCTCAACCGAAATCTCAGAAAAAATCATTGACCACATCTTTAATATTGACGGGAAAATGATTTTAGTAGAAAACTTGCCCGCTCACGTTTGCGAAAGGTGTGGAGAAGAGACGTTTCATGTTCAAACTGTTGAAAGAGTGAGACAAAAGCTGGCAGACAGCCAGTTTCTCAAAACGATTGAAATACCAGTTTTGTCTTACTAA
- a CDS encoding DUF4258 domain-containing protein, which produces MKTIEQIRVDLQSGDFEMSAHAFQRALARNISLKEMQEAGENVVIIEDYPNDKYSPSCLILGFTSTSRPLHIQVSRRLGTLKVITLYQPNSDEWSDNYSRRNL; this is translated from the coding sequence ATGAAAACCATTGAACAAATACGGGTGGATCTACAGAGCGGTGATTTTGAGATGAGCGCCCACGCTTTCCAGCGAGCCTTAGCCCGGAACATCTCTTTAAAAGAGATGCAGGAAGCAGGGGAGAATGTCGTCATTATCGAGGACTATCCTAATGACAAATACTCTCCGAGTTGTTTAATTCTAGGGTTCACCAGTACCAGCCGACCTTTACATATCCAAGTATCTCGCCGATTAGGTACTTTAAAGGTAATCACCCTTTATCAGCCCAACTCGGATGAATGGAGCGATAACTATTCAAGGAGGAATTTATGA
- a CDS encoding acyltransferase: MTQNNSAYPNSLDALVTLRGFACLMVLIAHSAAPRETLFLAGWDLSWLLFSAGGVAVRIFFCLSGYLMGKLFYTQKYTLNQTGILHFFANRALRVFPLYYFAVIVLSLFLYPHIFHPQNLQYLFRLLTFTYNQTLPVAFNGALWSISTEVQFYLTVPFIFALLNKRLLKPKSILQLSLLLLSTSIIIRYFGWQEIVARVPTFPQQLGEFAQHYYTPLIMNLDSFLCGFLLNPLILSQPLLPKHSLLTKAKQSLPDWISPHSHKTKSAAFLLIIGLYLLTAFVKYYNQPILLILGPAVSSIITCWFIFAFESGKQYQQSSKNEKLTWQACRRNPIRLLEIFGVLSYGMYVWHLPLIVAFTPIFNSPNLLQAYFQRLIATIITSMLIATLTYFCIEIPAGRFKLKRRLGC; this comes from the coding sequence ATGACTCAAAACAATTCAGCCTATCCCAACAGCTTAGACGCATTAGTAACACTGCGAGGTTTTGCCTGCTTAATGGTATTAATCGCTCACAGCGCCGCACCCAGAGAAACCTTATTCTTAGCCGGCTGGGATCTCTCATGGTTACTCTTTAGTGCCGGTGGCGTAGCAGTGCGAATCTTCTTCTGCCTTTCTGGATACCTGATGGGCAAACTTTTTTACACCCAAAAATACACCCTAAATCAAACCGGCATTCTTCACTTCTTCGCCAACCGTGCCCTGCGGGTTTTCCCCCTTTATTATTTTGCCGTCATTGTTCTAAGCTTATTCCTTTACCCCCATATATTCCACCCCCAAAACCTGCAATATTTATTTCGCTTGCTAACCTTCACCTACAATCAAACCTTGCCGGTTGCCTTCAATGGCGCTTTGTGGTCAATTTCTACAGAAGTTCAATTTTATCTCACCGTTCCCTTTATTTTTGCCCTCCTCAACAAACGCTTACTCAAACCAAAATCAATCTTACAACTCAGCCTACTCTTACTCTCAACCTCCATAATTATCCGTTACTTTGGCTGGCAAGAAATTGTTGCCAGAGTTCCCACCTTTCCCCAGCAATTAGGAGAATTTGCCCAACATTATTACACCCCTCTCATAATGAACCTTGATTCATTTTTGTGTGGATTTTTACTCAACCCTTTGATTTTATCTCAGCCCCTCCTACCCAAACATTCCCTCCTTACAAAAGCAAAACAAAGCTTGCCTGACTGGATTTCCCCACACAGCCACAAAACAAAATCAGCCGCTTTTCTCCTCATAATAGGCTTATATTTACTCACAGCCTTTGTCAAATATTACAACCAACCGATTCTCTTAATTCTCGGCCCCGCCGTCAGTTCAATTATTACTTGTTGGTTTATTTTCGCCTTTGAATCTGGCAAACAATATCAACAATCTTCTAAAAATGAAAAACTAACTTGGCAAGCCTGCCGGCGTAACCCCATCAGACTTTTAGAAATCTTTGGAGTATTATCTTATGGAATGTATGTATGGCATTTACCCCTGATAGTTGCCTTTACCCCCATCTTCAATTCTCCCAACCTTCTCCAAGCCTATTTTCAACGACTAATAGCCACAATAATCACCTCAATGCTGATAGCAACCCTAACTTATTTCTGCATAGAAATCCCAGCGGGCCGGTTTAAACTCAAAAGGAGGTTGGGTTGTTAG
- a CDS encoding MBL fold metallo-hydrolase — MKRRKLIRYAGTGFLASLAAGLSSSWQRGMAQTGGALSVQWLGHTCFLFSGDGQRVLVNPFRPGGCTAGYRSPKVEANLVLISSQLLDEGATDGLPGNPRLLYEPGVYQLEGKQIQGLQLAHDREGGRRFGFNVAWKWTQGGVNIVHLGGAAAPIAIEQQILMGRPDLLLLPVGGGPKAYNPQEALQAVRTLNPKMVIPTHYRTAAADANACDIVAVDEFLSLVGSSSVRQVNSDSMTISAADLPQSGPVISVLSYRF; from the coding sequence ATGAAACGTAGAAAATTAATCCGCTATGCGGGAACGGGATTTTTAGCAAGTTTAGCAGCGGGTTTGAGTTCAAGCTGGCAGCGTGGTATGGCCCAAACCGGAGGAGCGCTTTCTGTGCAATGGTTGGGTCATACTTGTTTTTTATTTTCCGGGGATGGTCAACGGGTTTTGGTGAATCCGTTTCGGCCTGGGGGTTGTACGGCGGGCTACCGATCCCCAAAAGTTGAGGCAAATTTGGTGTTGATTAGTTCGCAGTTACTCGATGAGGGTGCTACAGATGGTTTGCCAGGAAATCCTCGTTTGCTTTATGAACCGGGGGTTTATCAGTTAGAGGGGAAGCAAATTCAAGGTCTGCAATTAGCGCATGACCGCGAAGGTGGGCGCCGGTTTGGGTTTAATGTGGCTTGGAAGTGGACTCAAGGGGGGGTGAATATTGTCCATTTGGGGGGCGCGGCGGCGCCGATAGCAATTGAGCAACAGATTTTGATGGGCCGGCCTGATTTATTGTTGTTGCCGGTTGGTGGTGGGCCAAAGGCTTATAATCCCCAGGAGGCTTTGCAGGCTGTGCGAACGCTGAATCCCAAAATGGTTATTCCTACCCATTATCGGACGGCGGCGGCTGATGCAAATGCTTGTGATATTGTCGCTGTAGATGAGTTTTTAAGTTTGGTTGGTTCTTCTTCGGTTCGGCAAGTTAATAGCGATTCTATGACCATTTCTGCGGCGGATTTACCCCAATCTGGGCCGGTTATTTCGGTGTTGAGTTATCGGTTTTAA
- a CDS encoding aminodeoxychorismate/anthranilate synthase component II — protein sequence MIIVIDNYDSFTYNLVQYLGELGQELAVAEEIRVYRNDQITLDEIRSSGAAGVVISPGPGRPEDAGVSLDLIRELGPNIPVFGVCLGHQSIGQVFGGNVVRAPELMHGKTSQIHHTGTGVFKGIESPFTATRYHSLVIERDTCPEVLEITAWVDDGTIMGVRHRDYPHIEGVQFHPESILTDAGKQLLRNFLERL from the coding sequence TTGATTATTGTCATTGATAATTACGATAGTTTTACTTATAATTTGGTTCAGTATTTAGGCGAACTTGGTCAAGAGTTAGCGGTGGCTGAGGAAATTCGCGTCTACCGCAATGACCAAATTACTCTTGATGAAATTCGCTCCTCTGGTGCCGCTGGAGTTGTGATTTCTCCGGGCCCAGGCCGGCCAGAAGATGCCGGGGTTTCTTTGGATTTAATTCGAGAGTTAGGGCCAAATATTCCGGTTTTTGGTGTTTGTTTGGGGCATCAAAGTATTGGTCAAGTTTTTGGCGGCAATGTGGTGAGAGCACCGGAATTGATGCACGGCAAAACTTCCCAAATTCACCACACCGGCACGGGAGTTTTTAAAGGTATTGAATCGCCTTTTACCGCTACACGCTATCACAGTTTGGTTATTGAGCGTGATACTTGTCCAGAGGTGTTGGAAATTACGGCATGGGTAGATGATGGCACGATTATGGGGGTGCGACATCGTGATTATCCCCATATTGAAGGTGTACAATTTCACCCGGAAAGTATCCTCACAGATGCAGGCAAGCAATTGTTAAGAAATTTTCTGGAACGGCTTTAA
- a CDS encoding diacylglycerol kinase family protein, which translates to MKSNIPPNPPSKPKSAGQNSSPPNLLPVSSDSSTPAQQNGSAGPVKTKRDCSWQVAPNLWISFKYAWAGLVYAFRTQRNFRIHVLLGSVAIGLGFFLQRSHVEMAVIGLTIGAVLAMELINTALESVVDLAVQQSYHELAKIAKDCAAGAVLVSAFAAILVAGSILLPPLLLFIQGLPVK; encoded by the coding sequence ATGAAGTCGAATATACCCCCGAACCCGCCCTCTAAACCAAAATCTGCCGGTCAAAATTCCTCTCCCCCCAATTTGTTGCCGGTGTCGTCAGATAGTTCTACTCCTGCTCAACAAAATGGCTCCGCTGGGCCGGTGAAAACTAAACGCGATTGTTCTTGGCAAGTAGCCCCCAATTTATGGATTAGTTTTAAATATGCTTGGGCCGGCTTGGTTTATGCTTTCCGCACTCAACGCAATTTTCGCATTCATGTTTTGTTGGGCAGTGTGGCGATAGGGTTAGGGTTTTTTTTACAGCGAAGTCATGTAGAAATGGCGGTGATAGGCTTGACAATTGGCGCGGTATTGGCAATGGAATTAATTAATACTGCTTTGGAGTCGGTTGTTGATTTGGCTGTCCAGCAGTCGTACCACGAACTCGCTAAAATTGCTAAAGATTGTGCCGCAGGAGCAGTTTTAGTTTCCGCTTTTGCGGCAATTTTGGTGGCCGGGTCAATTTTGCTGCCGCCTCTGCTTCTGTTTATCCAAGGATTGCCGGTTAAGTAA
- the ybeY gene encoding rRNA maturation RNase YbeY translates to MADLMVPVEVDIQDLYAENKLLEGFATAQISLESWQNWIERWLEFLQEDLPPAPGYELSLRLTDDHEIQALNAQYRFQDKPTDVLAFAALEVEDFAPAPPEMPVYLGDIVISVDTATRQASERGHSLEFELAWLASHGLLHLLGWDHPDEDSLSEMLNQQALLLEMIGLISP, encoded by the coding sequence ATGGCAGATTTAATGGTGCCGGTAGAGGTAGATATACAAGATTTGTACGCTGAAAATAAGCTGCTTGAAGGCTTTGCCACTGCACAGATCAGCCTTGAATCTTGGCAAAATTGGATTGAGCGTTGGCTAGAATTTTTGCAGGAGGATCTCCCACCGGCACCAGGCTATGAACTTAGCCTCCGCCTCACAGATGATCACGAAATACAAGCCCTCAATGCTCAGTATCGCTTTCAAGATAAGCCAACCGATGTTTTAGCCTTTGCAGCTTTAGAGGTCGAAGACTTCGCACCGGCACCCCCAGAAATGCCAGTATATTTAGGGGATATCGTGATTTCTGTCGATACAGCCACCCGCCAAGCCAGCGAACGCGGTCATTCTTTGGAATTTGAACTTGCATGGCTGGCATCTCACGGCTTGCTGCATTTGTTGGGCTGGGATCACCCCGATGAAGACAGTTTGAGTGAAATGTTAAACCAACAAGCACTTTTATTGGAAATGATAGGTCTGATCAGCCCATAG
- a CDS encoding DUF3285 domain-containing protein yields the protein MSDFSSQTPISVPPAENTPTDTKTEPQPSYVKLAMRNMVRKRATSLKHFFLTTAGLLAVLVGLAYLTH from the coding sequence ATGAGTGATTTTTCCTCCCAAACTCCTATTTCAGTTCCACCGGCTGAAAACACCCCCACAGATACCAAAACAGAACCGCAACCCAGTTACGTTAAGCTGGCAATGCGAAATATGGTACGCAAGCGGGCAACCTCCCTCAAACATTTTTTTCTGACAACAGCCGGTCTGCTGGCGGTGTTGGTGGGTTTGGCCTATTTAACGCATTAG
- a CDS encoding universal stress protein, protein MSFTKILVALDRSSQAPAVFERALNIAQKDNASLLVFHCLSWQKEGEIAPLMGTGMGLDPASSRMVRSMQQEVIDHESNQVREWLQSYSDKASQGGVSAEFHYKVGETSASICDMAHSWGADLIVMGRRGLRGISEILMGSVSNQVVHNAGCSVLIVQGNSA, encoded by the coding sequence ATGAGTTTTACAAAAATATTGGTTGCCCTTGACCGCTCATCCCAAGCACCGGCAGTCTTTGAAAGAGCCTTGAATATCGCTCAAAAAGACAATGCGAGTTTGTTGGTGTTTCACTGTTTGAGTTGGCAAAAAGAAGGCGAAATTGCGCCGCTGATGGGTACTGGGATGGGTCTTGATCCGGCCAGTTCGCGGATGGTGCGCTCAATGCAGCAGGAAGTGATAGACCACGAATCAAACCAAGTGCGTGAATGGTTGCAAAGTTATTCGGATAAAGCGTCTCAAGGCGGGGTTTCCGCAGAGTTTCATTACAAAGTGGGGGAAACTTCGGCGAGTATTTGCGATATGGCTCATAGCTGGGGGGCTGATTTAATTGTGATGGGCCGGCGGGGTCTTAGGGGGATTAGTGAAATTTTGATGGGGAGTGTGAGTAACCAGGTGGTTCATAATGCCGGTTGTTCGGTGTTGATTGTCCAGGGAAACTCAGCTTGA
- the psb30 gene encoding photosystem II reaction center protein Ycf12/Psb30, which translates to MDFLSNLGNVNWEPLVQLAFVALIGLSGPVVILLLAARGGDL; encoded by the coding sequence ATGGACTTTTTATCAAATTTAGGGAATGTCAACTGGGAGCCCCTGGTGCAACTCGCCTTTGTCGCGTTGATTGGGTTGTCTGGGCCGGTGGTGATCCTTTTGCTGGCTGCTCGCGGCGGCGACCTGTAA
- a CDS encoding YkgJ family cysteine cluster protein, with the protein MATWLCVKQCGACCYLDPSERPDLDEYLSPDELQVYLSLVGENGWCVNFDAATRECRIYDTRPRFCRVETDVFKELYDVPPEELNEFAIDCCREHIGDMYGEQSLEMIRFNSAVGIGN; encoded by the coding sequence ATGGCCACTTGGCTTTGTGTGAAGCAGTGCGGGGCGTGTTGTTATCTCGATCCCAGCGAACGCCCTGACCTTGATGAGTATTTATCCCCTGACGAACTCCAGGTTTATTTAAGTTTGGTGGGGGAAAATGGCTGGTGTGTTAACTTTGATGCTGCAACACGAGAGTGCCGCATTTATGATACCCGGCCTCGGTTTTGCCGTGTAGAAACGGATGTGTTTAAAGAGTTATACGATGTGCCGCCAGAGGAGTTAAATGAGTTTGCGATTGACTGTTGCCGTGAACACATCGGCGATATGTATGGTGAGCAAAGTTTGGAAATGATTCGATTTAACTCTGCGGTGGGAATTGGCAATTGA
- a CDS encoding TMEM165/GDT1 family protein, whose product MSVNLLSASKSEVTELEASQRSSEVVFEEYSYTPEIIDVPAEQKNSQQVLADKKLPVSVFGSTFLTIFLAELGDKTQVTTLLMSAESHAPWMVFAGAGTALVATSLIGVLLGQWLAKWVSPKTLETGAGITMLIISALVFVDVLS is encoded by the coding sequence ATGTCTGTAAATCTCTTGTCGGCATCAAAGTCTGAGGTTACGGAACTCGAAGCCTCTCAACGGTCAAGCGAGGTGGTATTTGAGGAATATTCTTACACACCCGAAATCATTGATGTGCCAGCCGAGCAGAAAAATTCTCAGCAGGTATTGGCTGACAAGAAGTTGCCGGTGTCTGTGTTTGGCTCTACGTTTTTAACGATTTTTTTGGCGGAACTTGGCGATAAAACTCAGGTGACAACGCTTTTGATGAGTGCTGAGTCTCATGCGCCTTGGATGGTTTTTGCCGGTGCGGGTACGGCTTTGGTGGCTACGAGTTTGATAGGGGTTTTGTTGGGTCAATGGTTGGCTAAATGGGTTTCTCCGAAAACTCTGGAAACTGGTGCGGGTATTACGATGCTGATTATTTCTGCTCTGGTTTTTGTGGATGTTTTGAGTTAG
- a CDS encoding TMEM165/GDT1 family protein, whose amino-acid sequence MDWQLIGLSFITVFLSELGDKSQIAAIAISGSSKSPRAVFLGTAGALLLASFLGVLLGESVAQLFPARFVKLCAAVGFAVMGVRLLWFRNAAEEGVSSVEDGGEPLV is encoded by the coding sequence ATGGACTGGCAACTTATTGGTTTAAGTTTTATTACTGTTTTTCTCTCGGAGTTGGGAGATAAAAGTCAAATTGCGGCGATAGCAATTAGTGGGAGTTCTAAGTCTCCGAGGGCTGTTTTTTTGGGGACTGCTGGTGCTTTGTTGTTGGCGAGTTTTTTGGGGGTTTTGCTGGGGGAAAGTGTGGCTCAATTGTTCCCGGCTCGTTTTGTTAAACTTTGCGCGGCGGTTGGTTTTGCGGTGATGGGGGTGCGTTTGTTGTGGTTTCGCAATGCGGCTGAGGAGGGGGTTTCTTCTGTTGAAGATGGTGGTGAGCCTTTGGTTTAA
- a CDS encoding DUF4149 domain-containing protein yields the protein MTAFSQVDSKQNQWQAVVIYALAFWLSASFIVDFVIMPSLFAAGMMAQPSFATAGYSIFWIFNRIELLCAALIITGCLVVKNTQTFRSNWGNPAIIISLLLLTITLIDTYALTPTMSGMGMQLNLFEPATVPTGMNLMHQSYWTLELLKIIAGGALLNLGLRKA from the coding sequence ATGACAGCCTTTTCACAAGTAGACTCAAAACAAAACCAATGGCAAGCCGTCGTTATATATGCCCTAGCCTTCTGGCTCAGTGCTAGCTTTATCGTCGATTTCGTCATTATGCCCAGCTTATTTGCCGCCGGCATGATGGCACAACCAAGCTTTGCCACAGCAGGATATTCAATTTTCTGGATATTTAACCGCATCGAATTATTGTGTGCAGCCTTAATTATCACCGGCTGTTTAGTAGTAAAAAATACTCAAACTTTCCGCAGCAATTGGGGCAATCCAGCAATCATTATATCCCTGCTCCTGCTCACCATAACCTTAATCGACACCTACGCCCTCACCCCCACCATGAGCGGAATGGGAATGCAGTTAAACTTATTTGAACCCGCCACCGTACCAACGGGAATGAATTTAATGCACCAAAGCTACTGGACATTAGAGCTACTAAAAATCATCGCAGGCGGTGCCCTACTTAACCTCGGTTTACGCAAAGCCTAA
- a CDS encoding DUF2808 domain-containing protein, with the protein MSLNALQLKGSFLGFTLSVPADAGEALQRVTIAQGEGAERIRYDLEDTRAFRGRRDDLGRELRLGKATEEGEAGSVSVVFSEPVEPGNMVTIALRPYQNPRYEGVYLFGVTAFPKGEKAFGQFLGFGRFHFYSAVDAGFW; encoded by the coding sequence ATGAGTTTGAATGCTCTGCAATTGAAAGGCAGCTTTTTAGGTTTTACGCTGAGTGTTCCAGCGGATGCCGGTGAGGCTCTGCAACGGGTGACGATTGCTCAAGGGGAAGGCGCGGAAAGAATTCGCTATGATTTGGAGGATACGCGGGCTTTTCGGGGGAGGCGGGATGATTTGGGGCGGGAATTGCGTTTAGGAAAGGCTACAGAGGAGGGGGAGGCTGGTAGTGTTTCGGTGGTGTTCTCAGAGCCGGTGGAGCCTGGTAATATGGTGACGATTGCTTTGCGGCCTTACCAAAATCCGCGTTATGAGGGGGTTTATTTGTTTGGGGTGACGGCGTTTCCAAAGGGTGAAAAGGCTTTTGGTCAGTTTTTGGGTTTTGGCCGGTTTCATTTTTATAGTGCGGTTGATGCTGGGTTTTGGTAA